A section of the Pseudanabaena mucicola str. Chao 1806 genome encodes:
- a CDS encoding WD40 repeat domain-containing protein has protein sequence MQSKSYQQPKSQDAVLGGQAPPPLGGVVLGGIAGVKRRLASPAIAPRISALREALNYGETGLNLILQGLQDESLQVQRTALLLLWRRPEPYIRQIVEKYSQFHLFDIVDTLQGHQESISTLALSANGRILYSAGADFTIKVWDLGRKDNSSQRQSKQIGVIRGHTQIVTSIALSANGRILVSGSRDKTIKLWDARSGKELLTLTGHIGYVNSVAITPDGKTLVTGSQDTTIKLWDIKTGREIQTFRGHTSLVDSVSLSPDGKAIASCSWDTTIRVWDIISGKLRWEFIGHSARVLSFAISPNGKTLVSGSLDTRIKVWDLQTGQAIRTLEGHWGWVKSLIISRDGKTLISSSYKEIRVWNLETGAPIQVLHGHINLINAIALSHDGQTLISGGEDANIHIWGIPLSLTTA, from the coding sequence TTGCAATCAAAGTCTTACCAGCAACCAAAATCACAGGATGCCGTCCTTGGAGGTCAAGCGCCACCACCATTGGGTGGGGTTGTTTTAGGTGGAATTGCAGGAGTCAAACGAAGATTAGCTAGTCCTGCGATCGCACCTAGAATTTCGGCTCTCCGTGAAGCTCTAAATTATGGTGAAACTGGCTTAAATTTGATATTGCAAGGTCTGCAAGATGAATCTCTCCAAGTTCAACGCACAGCCCTCTTATTACTCTGGCGTAGACCTGAGCCATATATCCGCCAAATCGTTGAGAAATATAGCCAATTTCATCTATTTGATATTGTCGATACTCTCCAAGGACATCAAGAATCGATCTCAACTCTAGCACTATCAGCAAATGGGCGTATTTTATATAGTGCTGGGGCTGACTTCACGATTAAGGTATGGGATTTAGGCAGGAAAGACAATTCTTCTCAAAGACAGAGTAAACAAATCGGTGTAATTCGTGGGCATACTCAAATCGTGACTTCAATCGCCCTCAGTGCTAACGGTAGGATTTTAGTAAGTGGCAGTCGTGATAAGACGATTAAACTTTGGGATGCGCGTTCGGGGAAGGAATTACTGACCTTAACGGGACATATTGGTTATGTTAATTCTGTGGCAATTACGCCCGATGGTAAGACTCTAGTTACAGGTAGCCAAGACACTACGATTAAACTTTGGGACATTAAAACTGGTCGAGAAATCCAAACCTTCAGAGGGCATACTAGCCTCGTTGATTCGGTTTCTCTTAGCCCAGATGGTAAGGCGATCGCTAGTTGTAGTTGGGATACGACAATTCGGGTATGGGATATTATTTCTGGCAAACTGCGTTGGGAATTTATCGGACATTCCGCAAGAGTTCTCTCCTTTGCGATTAGTCCCAATGGCAAGACTTTAGTTAGTGGCAGTCTTGATACAAGGATTAAGGTTTGGGATTTGCAAACAGGGCAAGCTATTCGTACTCTTGAAGGGCATTGGGGCTGGGTAAAATCGCTGATTATTAGCCGTGACGGCAAAACCCTAATTAGTTCTAGTTATAAAGAAATTCGCGTTTGGAATTTAGAAACGGGTGCGCCAATTCAAGTTCTGCATGGACATATCAATCTTATTAATGCGATCGCACTTAGTCATGATGGACAGACTTTAATTAGTGGAGGCGAAGATGCAAATATTCATATCTGGGGAATTCCCTTATCATTAACCACTGCGTAA
- a CDS encoding putative toxin-antitoxin system toxin component, PIN family codes for MMINSSMRLVLDTNVLVSAILSPSSISAKVLNWGEDNGVILYSDATLTEVLFVLGRSKFSKYINHEDIDGLSIRIKTVWLFVEILNQVQLCRDPKDDKFIDLALNGDASHLITGDNDLLVLNPIANTSVINPRTFWDEIINL; via the coding sequence ATGATGATCAATAGTTCTATGCGTTTAGTGCTGGATACAAATGTCTTAGTCAGTGCAATTTTGTCTCCAAGCTCTATCTCAGCTAAAGTCTTGAATTGGGGAGAAGATAATGGCGTTATCTTATATTCTGATGCTACGCTCACTGAAGTTTTATTTGTTTTAGGACGCTCAAAATTTTCTAAATATATTAATCATGAAGATATTGATGGATTATCTATTCGCATCAAAACAGTATGGTTATTTGTCGAGATTTTAAATCAAGTTCAATTATGTCGCGATCCGAAAGATGATAAGTTTATCGACCTAGCACTAAATGGCGATGCTTCACATCTGATCACTGGAGACAATGATTTGCTTGTATTGAACCCAATTGCAAATACTTCAGTAATTAATCCACGTACTTTTTGGGATGAGATTATAAATCTTTAA
- a CDS encoding WD40 repeat domain-containing protein, producing the protein MCRVDGREPELLDILEIPLADTGNNFDFESENLSILKGEWKVVGKAKVQDIIQYCDDGTILHNSSKLVYLKYLQSLPLDKRKTLQLINVVSLSIKSRRTSRGGIQWLGTIVSSSGKKLVDIPITDPVFVKKIESGYQSNGNYLITMSLGMPYKPDNWDGDEEPCWKLIAGVIEIIDTSVASQNYSSNVIKDSTEIQWSRFYIPNTCYPFTLMKDNKSIVGCSSDHDLQTIKVWNLIDYQTGISREIFKTQRINTKYFEPVNISQDGEVIAISSYYLQSQQIEFWNTTNGDFLYSLSDHDIGLPVYQDDDFEEDYEFEEDPTSDPCFVEFITKHKIFIWGHYGIGIWEYGRKFRRLLPNLHPSQYKHVFCSQELIAVAVGTTSQEILLLHISDGEIIDKVTTISNVSISCLSISKDSSLLTFGDSEGRLVIYDISNKRSINSFIAHSDGIDDIVISDDCEMLATVSNQSSSTGHKLTKSNIKFWNISNGDLISSIDEYAKNIYYLRLNHDASMLIAGTSSDVIIFRRLDNNNYDDIPF; encoded by the coding sequence ATTTGCCGTGTTGATGGCAGAGAGCCAGAACTATTAGATATTTTAGAGATTCCTCTAGCTGATACAGGAAATAACTTCGATTTTGAAAGTGAGAATTTATCTATACTAAAAGGAGAATGGAAAGTTGTAGGTAAAGCTAAAGTTCAAGATATTATCCAGTACTGTGATGATGGGACTATTCTTCACAACTCTTCTAAGCTTGTGTATCTTAAATATCTACAATCTTTACCATTAGACAAAAGAAAAACTTTACAACTAATTAATGTTGTCAGTTTGTCAATCAAATCAAGACGAACTAGCAGGGGAGGAATTCAATGGCTAGGTACAATTGTTTCTTCATCTGGAAAGAAATTAGTGGATATCCCTATTACTGATCCCGTATTTGTTAAGAAAATTGAGTCTGGCTATCAATCTAATGGTAATTATTTGATTACGATGAGTCTAGGTATGCCGTATAAACCAGATAATTGGGATGGTGATGAGGAACCTTGTTGGAAATTGATAGCTGGAGTAATTGAAATTATTGATACTAGTGTCGCTTCTCAAAACTATTCAAGTAATGTTATTAAGGATAGTACTGAGATTCAATGGTCACGCTTCTATATTCCTAATACCTGCTATCCATTTACTTTGATGAAAGATAATAAATCGATTGTAGGTTGTAGTAGCGATCATGATCTACAGACAATCAAAGTTTGGAACTTAATAGATTACCAAACTGGCATTTCCCGCGAAATTTTCAAAACCCAACGCATCAATACTAAGTATTTTGAGCCAGTTAATATCAGTCAAGATGGTGAAGTCATTGCTATCTCAAGCTATTATCTCCAGAGCCAACAAATCGAATTTTGGAATACGACAAATGGCGATTTCTTATACAGCTTATCAGATCATGATATAGGACTCCCAGTATATCAAGATGATGACTTTGAAGAAGATTATGAGTTTGAAGAAGATCCTACTTCTGACCCATGCTTTGTGGAATTCATTACAAAACACAAAATTTTTATATGGGGTCACTATGGAATTGGGATATGGGAATATGGACGAAAATTTCGTAGATTATTGCCAAATCTTCATCCCAGTCAATATAAGCATGTTTTCTGTTCTCAGGAATTAATCGCTGTAGCTGTAGGGACAACTTCTCAAGAAATACTGTTATTGCATATCAGTGATGGAGAAATAATCGATAAAGTTACAACAATTTCTAATGTATCCATTTCCTGCTTATCGATTAGTAAGGATTCAAGTTTGTTAACATTTGGTGATTCAGAGGGGAGATTAGTTATCTATGATATTAGCAATAAAAGATCAATCAATTCTTTTATTGCACACTCTGATGGAATTGATGACATCGTAATTAGCGATGATTGCGAAATGTTGGCAACTGTTTCAAATCAGAGTTCATCTACAGGTCACAAACTTACGAAAAGCAATATAAAGTTTTGGAATATTTCTAATGGGGACTTAATCTCAAGTATTGATGAATATGCAAAAAATATTTATTATTTAAGACTCAATCATGACGCTTCTATGCTGATTGCTGGTACAAGTAGCGATGTTATTATCTTTAGAAGACTTGATAATAATAATTATGATGACATTCCTTTTTAG
- a CDS encoding anthranilate synthase component II: protein MILVIDNYDSFTYNLVQYLGELLPEFPALGEILVKRNDEINIDEVKQLNPVGVVISPGPGRPEESGVSLDIIKVLGDRTPILGVCLGHQSMGLMYGGKVVSAPYLMHGKTSQIYHKGVGILEGLANPFTATRYHSLVIDRQNCPDVLEVTAWTEDDIIMGVRHKQYPHIQGVQFHPESILTEAGKDLLRNFLKGLSVTV from the coding sequence ATGATTCTCGTTATCGATAATTACGACAGCTTTACTTATAACCTTGTGCAATATCTGGGCGAACTACTCCCTGAATTTCCTGCCCTAGGTGAAATATTAGTCAAGCGAAATGATGAAATAAATATTGATGAAGTCAAGCAACTTAATCCCGTAGGAGTCGTAATTTCTCCAGGACCTGGTCGTCCTGAAGAATCTGGTGTGTCACTAGATATTATTAAAGTCCTTGGTGATCGGACTCCAATCCTTGGTGTTTGCCTTGGACACCAGAGTATGGGATTGATGTATGGTGGCAAAGTAGTCTCAGCGCCTTACTTGATGCATGGCAAGACATCACAAATTTATCACAAGGGGGTTGGCATTTTAGAAGGACTAGCCAACCCATTCACCGCAACTCGGTATCATAGCTTAGTAATTGATCGTCAGAACTGTCCTGATGTACTGGAAGTGACTGCATGGACTGAAGATGACATAATTATGGGAGTCCGACATAAGCAATATCCGCACATTCAAGGCGTACAATTTCATCCTGAAAGTATCTTGACTGAGGCTGGCAAAGACTTACTGAGAAACTTCTTAAAAGGACTAAGCGTCACAGTCTGA
- a CDS encoding tetratricopeptide repeat protein, with amino-acid sequence MKPVFGIFASVLVVSIYGSDIAIAQLRQKPPQKLQVQQQIVVPPNETANQLLERGNAYVRLGNVEGAIVIFRAAIKKNPELTAAYYNLGLAYAQAGNLKAAIHSFQRATRLDPKFAIAYSNLGAAQLQSGNPDQAIPNLQKAISLDPNLAVAYYNLGLAFKEKKDINRAIANLNQSLKLNPQASETIYNLGLLIQTQGDIPKAIAYYSKAIQLNPEYAEAYYNLGAALFIQGQTEEAITQLNNAIQFRKDYAEAFYTLGVTQAKLGKKQEAIQSFIQAQAYFNQQKNVAWAQQSDRQIQKLRSG; translated from the coding sequence ATGAAACCAGTTTTTGGCATTTTTGCTTCGGTCTTAGTAGTCAGTATTTATGGGTCAGATATTGCGATCGCTCAACTTCGCCAAAAACCTCCACAAAAGTTACAGGTACAGCAACAGATTGTTGTACCGCCCAATGAGACTGCTAATCAACTTTTAGAGCGGGGCAATGCGTATGTGCGTTTAGGCAATGTGGAAGGGGCTATTGTCATTTTTAGAGCGGCAATAAAAAAAAATCCTGAACTCACAGCAGCTTACTATAATCTTGGGCTTGCCTATGCACAGGCAGGTAATTTGAAGGCAGCTATTCATTCTTTTCAAAGAGCTACTAGACTTGACCCTAAGTTTGCGATCGCCTATAGCAACTTGGGTGCAGCACAGTTACAGTCAGGCAATCCCGATCAAGCCATTCCCAATTTACAAAAAGCGATTAGCCTTGACCCAAATCTTGCCGTTGCCTATTACAATCTGGGGCTAGCATTTAAGGAGAAAAAAGATATTAACAGGGCGATTGCGAATCTCAATCAATCCCTGAAACTCAATCCTCAAGCTTCTGAAACAATTTATAACTTAGGCTTATTAATCCAAACTCAAGGGGATATTCCCAAAGCGATCGCCTATTACTCAAAAGCTATACAGCTAAATCCTGAGTATGCAGAAGCCTATTACAATTTGGGTGCAGCTTTGTTTATTCAAGGACAAACAGAAGAGGCGATCACTCAACTGAATAACGCTATCCAATTTCGCAAGGACTATGCTGAGGCTTTTTATACATTAGGAGTTACTCAAGCGAAATTAGGAAAGAAGCAAGAGGCAATTCAATCTTTTATCCAAGCACAAGCCTATTTTAACCAGCAAAAAAATGTGGCTTGGGCTCAACAAAGTGATCGGCAAATTCAGAAATTACGCAGTGGTTAA
- a CDS encoding BrnT family toxin, with product MDFEWDNQKNKVNIAKHGIDFEFAKEIFSGSWIAKPDNRKDYGESRFIALGCLEEFVLLAVYTLRGQNIRLISVRLANKEERRIYYGYIERRTTENPWSDEGF from the coding sequence ATGGACTTTGAATGGGATAACCAAAAGAACAAAGTCAACATTGCCAAGCATGGAATTGATTTTGAATTTGCTAAGGAAATTTTTTCAGGTAGTTGGATTGCAAAGCCTGATAATCGCAAAGATTATGGCGAATCTCGTTTTATTGCCCTTGGATGTTTGGAAGAGTTTGTTCTCCTTGCTGTCTATACCCTACGAGGTCAAAATATACGTCTTATCTCTGTGAGACTTGCGAATAAAGAGGAAAGGAGGATTTATTATGGCTATATCGAGAGAAGAACAACTGAAAATCCTTGGTCAGATGAAGGATTCTGA
- a CDS encoding type II toxin-antitoxin system Phd/YefM family antitoxin: protein MQIVSATEAKQSFGAVIDKAQREPVMIRKQNRDVAVIMSIEDYQRITRINIAEFQQFRDKIGKKAQNRGLTEEKLNELLNDDQ, encoded by the coding sequence ATGCAAATTGTTTCAGCAACAGAAGCCAAACAATCTTTTGGTGCAGTCATCGACAAAGCCCAGCGCGAGCCTGTGATGATCCGTAAACAAAATCGTGATGTCGCTGTAATTATGTCCATTGAAGACTATCAACGCATTACACGCATTAACATTGCAGAATTTCAACAATTTAGAGATAAAATTGGCAAAAAAGCTCAAAATCGCGGCTTAACAGAAGAAAAGTTAAATGAACTTTTGAATGATGATCAATAG
- a CDS encoding DUF488 domain-containing protein: MLSQSVQLFTMGFTQKSAEQFFDTLIKSGVKTVIDTRLNNVSQLAGFTKKNDLKYFLKQVGGIDYVHILDLAPTKDILDEYKKNKGDWGVYEHKFLKLISDRQIEQKVTPELLNHGCLLCSEAKPHNCHRRLVAEYLSKKWENIKVCHL, encoded by the coding sequence ATGCTTAGTCAGTCAGTTCAATTATTTACAATGGGCTTTACTCAGAAAAGTGCTGAGCAATTTTTTGATACTTTGATAAAGTCTGGTGTGAAAACAGTTATAGATACAAGACTAAACAATGTCTCTCAGTTAGCAGGCTTTACCAAGAAAAATGATTTAAAGTATTTTCTTAAACAAGTTGGGGGGATTGATTATGTGCATATTCTTGATTTAGCTCCAACTAAAGACATTTTGGACGAGTACAAAAAAAATAAAGGCGATTGGGGGGTATATGAGCATAAATTTTTAAAACTTATATCAGACCGTCAAATTGAGCAAAAGGTTACGCCTGAATTACTCAATCACGGATGTTTGCTCTGTAGTGAAGCGAAACCCCATAACTGCCATCGCCGCCTTGTCGCTGAGTATCTAAGTAAGAAATGGGAAAATATTAAGGTATGTCATCTTTAA
- a CDS encoding MBL fold metallo-hydrolase, giving the protein MRRRKILRLAQGGLISAFTAGIIADAASSQTNSTLRLQWLGHLSFLITGDGVRFLTHPFRPAGCTANLPAPVAESDYVLISSRLLDEGYLENLPKNQRVLSEPGSYNLKGINLQGISMEHDRIGGRRFGRNVAWKWKQSGVFIVHLGSAAAPINASQRILIGRPDVLIVPIGGNEQGNDPSQAKAYSPVEAQAIVKELNPRIVIPVYYRTDKSSKSCQLASIDEFLALMPSDSIKKLEGSILEINASNLPQSTVIRVLKS; this is encoded by the coding sequence ATGCGCCGTAGAAAAATTCTTCGACTCGCTCAAGGTGGTCTCATATCAGCGTTTACCGCAGGAATAATTGCTGATGCTGCTAGCTCACAAACTAACTCAACATTAAGACTGCAATGGTTAGGGCATCTATCATTTCTAATCACAGGGGATGGGGTCAGATTCTTAACTCATCCCTTCCGTCCTGCGGGCTGTACTGCAAATTTGCCTGCTCCTGTAGCTGAATCTGACTATGTTTTGATTAGCTCACGGCTACTGGATGAAGGTTATTTAGAGAATTTGCCTAAAAATCAACGTGTTTTGTCAGAACCCGGTTCTTACAATCTGAAGGGAATTAACCTGCAAGGTATCTCGATGGAGCACGATCGCATTGGTGGTCGTCGATTTGGGCGAAATGTGGCATGGAAATGGAAACAGTCGGGCGTTTTTATAGTGCATTTGGGTAGTGCGGCTGCACCTATTAATGCGTCTCAAAGAATTTTGATTGGTCGTCCTGATGTTCTGATTGTGCCCATAGGTGGTAATGAACAAGGTAATGACCCATCACAAGCAAAAGCCTATTCACCAGTCGAGGCACAGGCGATCGTCAAAGAACTAAATCCGCGTATTGTTATTCCTGTGTATTATCGTACCGATAAATCTAGTAAGTCTTGTCAGCTAGCATCTATTGATGAATTCCTAGCACTGATGCCTAGTGATAGCATCAAGAAATTAGAAGGATCAATTTTAGAAATTAACGCTAGTAATCTTCCTCAAAGTACAGTAATTCGAGTATTAAAGTCATAG
- a CDS encoding DUF29 family protein, with translation MTQTIATKKSLYEQDLNLWLENAIKQLKTGDLQNLNVENLIEELEGLAGRDRRELI, from the coding sequence ATGACTCAAACTATTGCAACAAAAAAATCCCTTTATGAACAAGATCTTAATCTCTGGCTAGAAAACGCGATCAAGCAGCTAAAGACGGGTGATTTGCAAAATCTTAATGTCGAAAATTTGATAGAGGAATTAGAAGGTTTGGCGGGTAGAGATAGGCGTGAGCTAATTTAA
- a CDS encoding 6-carboxytetrahydropterin synthase, producing MAKCVINRRAEFSASHRYWLPEISDEENHAIFGACTNFPPHGHNYVLYVGMQGEIDHTGMVLNLSDVKHTIAREVTAQLNFSYLNQAWEEFQQTLPTTENIARVIWQRLAPYLPLVNIRLFEHPELWADYQGNDMQANLTISTHFSAAHRLASDTMSLEENTAIYGKCARIHGHGHNYHLEVSISGEIDPRTGMIADLSDFQKALDQYVLDPMDHTFLNKDIPYFAEVVPTAENIAVYIQKVLTQPIREIGARLHSIKLIESPNNSCEVYGEYELSDIEHSLEEALAKAA from the coding sequence ATGGCTAAATGTGTAATTAATCGCCGAGCCGAATTTTCTGCGAGTCATCGCTACTGGCTACCCGAAATCTCAGATGAGGAAAATCATGCCATATTCGGTGCATGTACTAACTTTCCGCCACACGGTCATAACTACGTTCTGTACGTTGGGATGCAGGGAGAGATTGACCATACTGGCATGGTGCTGAATCTCTCAGATGTCAAGCATACAATTGCACGTGAAGTCACGGCGCAACTAAATTTTTCCTATCTCAACCAAGCATGGGAAGAATTCCAACAAACCCTTCCCACTACTGAAAATATTGCCCGCGTAATTTGGCAGCGTCTTGCTCCATACCTGCCATTGGTCAATATTCGCTTATTTGAACATCCTGAACTCTGGGCTGATTATCAAGGTAACGACATGCAAGCAAATTTAACTATTAGTACTCATTTTTCCGCCGCCCATCGGCTCGCGTCTGACACAATGTCTCTTGAAGAGAATACGGCTATTTATGGCAAATGCGCTCGTATTCATGGTCATGGACATAATTACCATTTAGAGGTTTCCATTTCTGGTGAAATCGATCCTCGTACTGGTATGATTGCTGACCTGAGTGATTTCCAAAAGGCTCTCGACCAATATGTTCTAGATCCGATGGATCATACTTTCCTCAATAAAGATATTCCCTACTTTGCTGAAGTTGTACCGACTGCCGAAAATATTGCTGTCTATATTCAAAAGGTACTCACTCAGCCAATTCGTGAGATTGGTGCAAGGTTACATAGTATCAAACTAATTGAAAGTCCCAATAACTCCTGTGAAGTTTATGGAGAATATGAACTTTCAGATATTGAACATTCTTTAGAAGAGGCTCTTGCTAAGGCTGCTTAA
- a CDS encoding BrnA antitoxin family protein, translated as MAISREEQLKILGQMKDSDIDYTDAPATNANFWQDATVNIPPVKVPVTLRLDPNVLAWYKQQVPRGYQTLINNVLQKYMTDHQA; from the coding sequence ATGGCTATATCGAGAGAAGAACAACTGAAAATCCTTGGTCAGATGAAGGATTCTGATATTGACTATACGGATGCTCCTGCGACAAATGCTAACTTTTGGCAAGATGCAACAGTTAATATTCCACCTGTCAAAGTTCCCGTAACACTGAGACTTGATCCAAATGTTTTGGCTTGGTATAAACAACAAGTTCCACGCGGTTATCAAACTCTAATCAATAATGTTCTGCAAAAATATATGACAGATCATCAAGCTTAA
- a CDS encoding L,D-transpeptidase, with protein MRMRSQNQQNLLCSFVRVAVAAGAFSLISLNLDHPQSIAWAKNLGTSETSTRFLFIDLQSHWARKFIEGLLSNQALSNVLVAPDSISQFQPDRSITRAELANILDIAFGNRNSPKITTRLNEPATKAEAFVLVARELNLNNQSVKTPQAYLLSMYRDASQVPDYAIPAIAALTNEALVTNYPDPRILKPKDAISKSELAVLLYQALAYQKKLPFLKSPYTINPNRQLWDRELMQVTRLEVSISRRTVTAFHGEIPLKTYPVAVGRQGWSTPIGNHRVLQTIEYPSWQNPFTGEVIPSKDPENPLGDRWIGFWTDGKNWSGFHGTPNRASVGQAASHGCIRMYNEDVRELFSQVNVGTMVRVSP; from the coding sequence ATGAGAATGCGATCGCAAAATCAGCAAAATCTTTTATGTTCTTTTGTGCGCGTTGCCGTTGCTGCTGGAGCATTTTCTTTAATCTCACTAAATCTAGATCATCCTCAAAGCATTGCATGGGCAAAAAATCTTGGAACTTCAGAAACATCAACGAGATTTCTCTTTATTGACTTACAAAGCCATTGGGCACGCAAGTTCATCGAAGGATTATTGTCTAATCAAGCTTTAAGTAATGTTTTAGTAGCACCTGACTCCATTAGTCAATTTCAGCCCGATCGCTCTATTACTCGTGCCGAATTAGCTAACATCTTAGATATTGCCTTTGGTAATCGGAATTCTCCTAAAATTACGACCCGACTGAATGAGCCAGCTACTAAGGCAGAAGCTTTTGTGCTGGTTGCCCGTGAACTGAATCTAAATAATCAGTCTGTCAAAACACCACAGGCTTATTTACTATCAATGTACCGTGATGCTTCTCAAGTTCCTGATTATGCAATTCCTGCGATCGCGGCGCTGACAAATGAAGCACTAGTTACTAATTACCCCGATCCACGTATTCTCAAGCCAAAGGATGCTATTTCTAAAAGTGAACTAGCAGTTTTGCTTTATCAAGCACTTGCCTATCAGAAAAAACTGCCATTCTTGAAATCACCCTACACAATTAATCCCAATCGCCAATTGTGGGATCGCGAGCTAATGCAGGTAACACGTCTCGAAGTCAGCATTAGTCGCCGTACTGTTACCGCTTTTCATGGCGAAATCCCCTTAAAAACCTATCCCGTTGCAGTTGGTCGTCAGGGTTGGAGTACACCTATAGGCAATCATCGCGTTTTACAAACCATTGAATATCCTTCTTGGCAAAACCCTTTTACGGGAGAAGTGATCCCTAGCAAAGATCCCGAAAATCCACTAGGCGATCGCTGGATTGGCTTTTGGACAGATGGCAAAAACTGGTCGGGATTTCACGGCACTCCTAACCGTGCATCAGTGGGACAAGCTGCCTCTCACGGCTGTATCCGTATGTATAACGAGGATGTGCGCGAATTATTTAGTCAGGTTAATGTCGGTACTATGGTGAGAGTATCACCATAA
- a CDS encoding transposase — protein sequence MESIVKHAQRLVYSLLSFMPSVYQKASLNAILGLFLEAQGHPLPQHTQVKSASSLSRFLNHYNWSTRSVIRITRQIILEQIAQHRPYKGSPLKILIDLTTLTKCGKFLHLNTSTADGSAPWVRMLNGKRGLHLVLLYLVYGEWRIPWSFRVWRGKGYASPSDLACKLLGTVPKRLTQGRKVIVLADTEFCTVKFLNTVRAKAWRVVVGIRCNRKLQDGRSVKQLYRHGKRGQQVLLEGLSTTFTISWFWLKRADSKRELRFVISSHPYSGAYLVMLGRKRWAIEGFFKTIKHRFGLHCFGQSTKLGVFRWLILSLIAYLLAHWSTQWSPPPVLDWKAASDLTLSVLFPSVLWLKLLRYIRINADIAARYGFKIVLKPIPT from the coding sequence ATGGAAAGCATCGTTAAGCACGCCCAAAGGTTAGTTTATAGCCTTCTGAGCTTTATGCCTAGTGTGTATCAAAAAGCCAGTCTGAATGCGATATTGGGACTATTTCTCGAAGCGCAGGGACATCCTTTACCTCAACATACGCAAGTAAAATCAGCCAGTTCGTTAAGTCGGTTTCTAAATCACTATAACTGGTCTACGCGGTCAGTGATTCGGATAACCCGTCAGATCATCTTAGAGCAAATCGCTCAGCATCGACCATACAAAGGGAGTCCATTGAAGATCTTGATTGACTTGACCACATTGACAAAATGCGGCAAGTTTTTGCATCTAAATACCTCGACGGCTGACGGCTCAGCCCCATGGGTAAGGATGCTCAACGGTAAGCGAGGACTTCATCTAGTCTTACTTTATCTAGTCTACGGTGAGTGGCGAATACCATGGAGTTTTAGAGTGTGGCGCGGCAAGGGATATGCGAGTCCATCAGACTTAGCTTGTAAATTGTTGGGAACAGTGCCAAAGCGATTAACCCAAGGCAGGAAAGTAATTGTTCTTGCTGATACTGAGTTTTGCACAGTCAAGTTTTTAAATACAGTCCGAGCAAAGGCTTGGCGAGTTGTTGTGGGCATACGCTGCAATCGTAAGCTTCAAGATGGGCGTTCGGTCAAACAACTTTATCGTCATGGCAAACGGGGGCAACAAGTTTTACTCGAAGGGCTAAGTACCACATTTACCATCTCTTGGTTCTGGCTCAAAAGAGCTGATAGCAAACGAGAGTTACGCTTTGTGATTTCTTCTCATCCTTATTCGGGTGCTTATCTGGTGATGTTGGGTCGTAAGCGTTGGGCGATTGAGGGATTTTTCAAAACCATTAAACATCGCTTTGGTTTACATTGTTTTGGGCAGTCTACAAAACTTGGAGTTTTTCGTTGGCTAATTCTATCTCTGATTGCTTATCTTTTGGCTCACTGGAGTACTCAATGGTCGCCACCTCCTGTCTTGGACTGGAAGGCTGCCTCTGATTTGACACTTTCTGTTTTATTCCCTTCTGTCCTTTGGTTAAAACTCCTCCGATACATCCGAATTAATGCTGATATTGCTGCTCGTTATGGTTTTAAAATTGTTCTCAAACCCATTCCTACTTAA